atttatcattaaatctaTATTGACAAAATTTTGCATCTTAaacttggaatatttatatatttatatattattataatataattatattatataattatatctatttatatatttattttaattacaatcatttatataaaatacatattacaaATTGTTCTGTTAACAATatgttggatatttttttatatatatctgtttaaaaaaattaaacttttattcatggtaatattatatcaattaaatacttattcataagaaaagaataattacacATCAAATTTATTCCAGGTTTAGTTACTTGTCAACGAAGGAACTGAGATCGTTTGACAGTGGATTTCTtaagaaataatcgaataaggAGAGTTATCAAATTCTAAGCACGATTCGAGTCGATTGAATCGAAGGAGGTGGGAAGCCTGTTGAGCTATCATCGAGGTGACCCGTATATCTCCAATCCGGCGACTCCTTTCTTGTCACCGGCTCTCAGGCTGAATCTAGTTCCTCTGAGGATCCATTTGCAAGAGAGATGTACCAGAGCTAAGGGGAAGCCAATACGAGAGATACCATGCGATCAGTGGCCTATCAACCAGAGTGCTTTTGCAGCTTCCCTttcctcgaagaaaaagaaaatcattggTGGAATGACGTTTGATCGTATCGAGATCCTCGGATAAATCTCTCCTCCTGGAATTTCTGCTATTATTTGGCTTCCATTCTTTCATACCAATTACCTATTCTTTCTCTTCAGTGATTAATAAATCACTGAATTAAtgcaaacatatatattttttagtgagatgatattgttaattgtcaaattgcgataaaaaattataattaattttaagtatcataagaaaaatatgaaattttaagtctatttttaatatagtaatattaattattcaagataaaaaatcgaattgttcatataatcaaattatttctattgagGCATACATGTATTTAGTTTTtgggaattatataaaattactcaTTAAATACAAGAATACTACTGTAATTTgatgtataattatacatatatattatatattgtacattatatatgaatattattatatatatatattgagtaATTGTTATATCAATCAGTATTGTTTCAAGATAGATAGTTTCACTAGTTTTAACTAGATAAGATAACAATAATGTAATACTGCAATTTGAATAATCGACGCACTAATGTATTGTATTCATTGTTAAAAATctgttaattttcaattctagtAATCGATAGTCGATCAAGAAGATCATTCAAAACACCAGTTTTTAAccagtttaaataaaatagaaagagaaaaatcacaATATTATTGTGAGTAGAGAAAACGTGAAGCCAAAAAATGTACAAGTCCCTGAGACGTCCGATTAAAATTCCAGCTATGTTCGATTTATGGTAGCATGAAAGCAGCTTGGTATCCTTTTGAAAACGAACACCCGTGGGAGTTGCATCCATCTCTGCCATCGTCTCGCTCGTTTATCCGTGCGCGCCTactttatttccatattttcctGCGCGGCGTCGATCCTTGTGCGTTCGTCGCCTCTGGCTTGGATGTTTCAAACGAGagagatgagaaaaaaaaggagaaaaaaatataggggAAAAATGAACGAAGAGGAAATGATCCCTGAATCCACCCTTAGCCGCCGGCTATCATCCTTCCTCTCGGTCTAGTCCCGATAAACGACCAGACGAATTTCACTGCCCTCCTATCTGAGTCGAAATAGAATTTACTTGACACGTTAAGACGAcgcttttcttcgtttttatgCGATCTTGGCATTGGATGATTAAAAGAGAGATAACTCTTATCTCTCAGaggaaaaagtaaagaaaaaatttctttattgatgAAAGGtttgtatttatttgtcaCATTGTGTAATTTTTCGACTTTGTTGTTAAAttaagattcaaaaattttgatgcgttttgtaataatgtaattgtaataaatcaaCTCAACTATTTATTGCATTAAGTTGAGTGTTGTTAATGGTaaatgtacaattatttttcaattttttctcaaagtgtttaaattatatattaatttgaaccgataattattcacaaaaatgtattattctcCGATCctgatgatttttaatatgttatcaTATTGGATTTGGGTTAAGTTAAGTTAgattaataacttttcaataaataacgaTTATCAAGTAAAACCTTCACAACACAACATGATGATTttgatattgtattaaaagaaatcatcgaaattgaagatatgatggtatctttttataaatatttatccttttttgGGACATACACTTCacgttaatttatttcacaataaatcgactttttgaagaaaataaaaagatgaaatataggataaattgaaatacataaatttaaactaaacGAAAAGTTGGAAAGTTTTAGAGAATTGATCGCCTCAGAGGGCAATATTTCGTCTTCATACTAAACGAGGTAATCGCGAGCAGTAGGCGAACGTGCAACTTGTTTATACGCTGCAGTTGAATCCTCGTTGCCAAGTAGGGTCGGTTTGCAATTGGCGATTCGCCAGCCACGCGTAACAACGCCTCCAAATTTCCGATTTTCCGTGATATAGCTTTGCATTTTCCTAATTTTCGCCGTAATTCGGAACAAAATtctctttgttttttcttgaaataaacaaatttcaatttcgatggttataatttttcctataatatcattcgttatttgaaaaaattaatttttagactGAATAAGatcgttttctattttttgataaaagataGGTTGAGATTAAgccaaattttcattatatccgCTATGATAGCTGTAAGTTGAAAGATTATCGACGATGTCGACATCTCGTGTTGCCACATCGTAAGTTACAAAAATCTCATAAAGATGCGCCATTAAACATTATCTATcaacttttttatcttttttatacgtTCGTTCTCATGGTGTTCTGTTTCAAGTTTCGCCGATACATTTCTGTATTTCGTTCAACAGAAATTTCCGTAAAAACGAATTTTGTTCGCTCgtgaatatatgtattttttcttttttccatttttttttcgattgttCTTCTATAACAGAGATAGTTTCGTGCAGATGAATGTTCCGCTTTAAAGTTAAACTGGTCGTGAAGCTGGTCGGTACAGGATAAACTGGCacgtatgaatttaaatacattttcatgctacgctttttttttatccgttGCACAATTTCGGTTGTAAAAGGATTTTTGTTACGCGCAGGAAGatgaaagtaaatttaaaactaacaAAGAActcttctaataaaataattatatacatgtacatcAATCCTTGTACTTTTTGAACTTTTCCATTCGTTTGTCCtcgttttatcgaaatatttttcgatcctaaaaattctctctctttttttgaaattcctttttatcctttaaaatcatcatcaaaaaaaaaaaagtcaaaatcgaaatctttgatctttaaatcttttgcatcgaaaaagatcaaatattttccataacgAGATACTTTGCGTGTAATCGTTTTTCAGAATGTTGCAGAACTTTGTCTCTTAGCTGGTGTAAAGGGATTACACGAGAGATCAGAATACTTTGCAAGTCGCCGCTTTGTTGGTTCGCGAGACAACGCAGCCCGCGCGAAAAAGGATCCCCACGGTCACGTATACAACTCGGCAGTTCACGATTCCTATTAAATAAACTGCAAACTCGTGTGCAGCCTGCATTTAAGCGAACGAACGCGTCGTTGGCTGTTTTGTCTCTGTAATGGTACAACAGTGCTTTTTGTGCGCATGCAAGAACGAGCACCATTTTCAATTCCTCTTCTATCTTTCACCAGTCCACAATCTGTTTCACTTATGgattttaaagattcgaaCGGAAACACGaagtaaagaaaatgaagTAAATGGCATCGAAAGAggtatcttattttttttatcgatataaagaaaattgattctattgaaaaaattaatcgaaaacttgatttttacaaatttaaaattcgaagattttCGAGTGTATATTCCTTccgtaaacaattattatagcaATTGGTGATgatacgatatttaaatagagTACCTCAGTGatagttatattaaatgaaagtcAAAATATGATAGCGTGAATTTCCAGCGAGTATAACTTTCAACGTTATGTAAAGGATTAGTTATTACACATATGTGATGCTGCATATGGAATATACGCGAAAGGTGTTCGGTAAAATTTGAAAGCTCGAGAATTTATCTTGGGATGTGTTGAACAAATGAAGATGAAAGGTTTAAAGTAATTTAGTCGAAAGAGATGAGAGTAACTTGTATTTTATGCTTTGAGGTTAGTTTCGAGGTTAGAGGAATGTATGTGAATAAAAGTTGAGAAGCTAACATGTCTGATAATTACATtcaatgataagaaaaaaaaattgtacacgagttcaaagagaagaaaatttttaaaatactatgatatatattttcgcaaaaaatttttcacgaagtTTCATTATATAGTAGAAAAAAATccattgcaatatatatatatatatatatatatatataaaaacctgtttttagaaaattactaTCTTTATCTATctcaagttaaaaaaatttcatagtgATAGACAAGTgccaacattttaattaacctTAAACATTAACACGATAGCTACCAAAAGAGTGAAAATAGTGAAAATGGTGAAAATAGTGAAAAAAGTATCGGCAATTCGCAGAGTGGTCGTACCAGAACCGGAAGTGAAGGAGTCGAGCAATGGATATAGAGTTTTGACCCAAATGGCCGACCAGTTGGCCGTTGGCCAGTTCCCTGTATCCATGCACTCGGCATCCAGGtctttacttatatttttcgatatcaaTTTCCACAGGACCGATAAATTAATCGGTTGCCAGTGGCGAATGCTCGTTGGCTGCTTGATCGTAAAATGTTTACGCGCGTCGTCGACGCTGcaagagaattaaatttgcCTTTATGTTGTCGAGAAGTTGGAGCAAGCTGTGAGGAATGATGTAAACGAATAGCTCGCTATGAACAGAGAAACTCTACCAACAGTTACATGCTCTTCGCGCTCGTCGTGAATTTTGTCTCTTTTCCCTTGTTTTAAGTTTCTGCTTTGTAATTTTGTTGCAGTGGgcacgaaatattttcatgaacCGTGTTACTTTATGGACGAGATGTTGTttggtataataaaaaagagattagtttttcaatgtttatctAGTTGtactttatcttttattcacgtaatttctttattattttttttattaaattgcttTTACCAGTGATCATATTAAGTAATAATGttctttaaattgttattgtaaatattactaattaatattcttaattttctttgtaaattaatgatgattatgatattgtcccaaaaaatgttttaaatttggcGCAAATTGTTACATAATGCGCCAGCCAATTAGAACGcgtgttataattttaatagccCGCCCACGTCAGTTTCCATCAACGTCGCATAAGTGTTACTGCGTAGtaaattttttcgttctttttgttctttttttttcaagtttgtATCTAATTTTGAGTAGTGTTTCGTGAAAATATTGTTGTACAGTGAAAATGGAAGATGAAATCAGTTGTGACGATCCACAATTTATGACAATGTTGGAAACCTGTCTACTCATGGAGATCGAGACATGCAAGAATACGTTTTCTggtatacttttttattattatcctatTTCCGTTtcttgttgaaaataatattatatttacacatCAATCGACGATATATACgggatttatcgatatattcattgcttgaataatgaaagaacTTGTTGAAGCTAAATATCGAAACGGCAAAAATCGGCAATTCTAATAACTATTCAAATATAACGcagttagaatattttttatgaaattagcattttatcgatatttcttattaataacaaaaataatttatcgaagattttttttttatttaacataatatagataatatttattttatatcgatccatttattttctcaatatcATCGAATGTAATTGCtcgaagattttcttttataaattttctcaagAACTTGTAAGGCAGATAAAagactttaaaattaaagtgaaGATGCAATTGCAAACGAggaaagaattgaaagaaaacacAAAGAATACccaagaaaatattctaattttaagtaACTCTCTGAGCAAGTATGTAGGAAATAATGACTTTTACGGAAATATATCAATCACATTATACAATTTcatcatatttgaaaatatctttaacaGAGAAAGGAATtatatgattgaaatttcaaataaaatcgaGTTAATGAAGCTTAATTTGGAcaacgattataaaattatgaaagtgaattgtgaattttatgaaaatatatacaacgaCTACGAAAAAGTGTGGGAATCGTATCACGTACGTAATTCTAACCTTAAAACGCAACACTCGAGATAAGATCGTATTTCAACgaatttcaatgaatattGACCAGGCAAAATATGAAGAGTTCCCCTTGGCCAAGGACAGAAGAGaggcgaaaataaaaatggaaaaggtTCAAATCGACCAGATGGTCCTGGAATACAAAGTTAAAGAATTCGAGAAGATTTTGAAGCAAAAGCAACGGATCGCTTGGCTCAGAATGCGCGCAAAAATCGTTCTACTTGCGCGTgcagttttaaattatactaaatTAGTCGAAACGTTGAAAGATCTTGatagaaatatcgagaaacgCAAGGAGGAGTTGAACACGATCGAAACGGAGGTTTCTCGCCATGATTTTTCACATATTCtcaagattttcaattttccatggTAATTCTTACACcatcttatttcttttcaggTAGCCATGCGATTGAAGAAacaagaggaagagaagagggaTCGAGCGTTGAAACTGCTGGAAATGCCACCGCCAAAGATTAATTTCTCCCACATGCGCACGATTTACGGTCCTAGGCCGGGAATCGGCTTCCCAGACGgttggaaaagaaattatgagaATTCCATAGGTGCGCATTCTCGTGAGATATTCTTTGGAGAAggttttcagaattttttcctttctcataCTTTCTCTAGATttaattgaatcaaatttattaactcgATTTTCCTCTCATACTTAACCTCTCCTTAAACgtaatcttttctttcctacTAGAAGAAACgatcacaattattaaaaaaaataatgaatttcagATACTTTATCGGTGGACACCCTGATGTTGGAAGAAATGTGTTTAACTGAAGAAAATTCCATGCAACCACCATCCAATATTGAAGCCCAAAAAGATCAGAATCTTTCTTATGAGGAGCCGGTCGATTCAAGAAATTCTCCACTGGACCAAGAAGCGGAGAACGAAGATGCGGCCAGCGAAATGGATGGAAATATAGGGTCAGAGCCGATCGATGATGCAGTCGAGGGGGAAATGGAAGAACAACGAATGGGCCAGGAACTGGAGCACGTAGACCAGTCGTCTGGTCTTTCCAAAGATAAGCAAACGGACCAATGTTGCAAAGATCTTGAAAAGGATGAACCGGTGGCAAAGAAAATGAAGTTGATTTCTCACAGCGCAGGGAAACTCGTGGCATCGCCGATGAAGGGTATTCCATTAGAGAGGACGAAGAGCTGTTCGGTCGAACCACCTCCACGTCCAAGAATCTCGAGAATCGAGACGTTTCATTACACTGtgccgattaaaaaaattgaaaaatgtaaccTAAATTGATTTATCCAGGAGGTTAAAAGCttctgatatattttcttttttcgaataatctatatatgagatctaatatattttttattaaataataatttagtcccaagagaaattcaaattccatTGGTGAATCAATCTCCTGGATCAATGATAACGAAGGAGTCTTCTGTACGGAACCAGAATAATCCTAATCCTTCCAGTATGTTCACTCCTGGTCACTATGATTATTCTGATAACAGTGAAATAAGTTTCTGTATCGATGAGAACATGGCCGAATTGAAAGGTACgtgttttattctatttttcttggTGAAACTTTATCtttaattctgaatatttcttattcagcTGATCAAATATCGCTGTACGGTGGAtctgttcgaaatttttgcgAGTGTCCCAATTTATCACctatcaatgaaaatataaatctggAGGGGAACGAAAACGTTCCATCGACTAGCAACACTCGTAATTTTTCACGTATATATACTTCTTATTCAAGATATTATTCTCTATAACTTTTTTCTCcacttttatatacttatcttattctttttcctcttgcagaatttgagaaaaaattcgaCTTCAGTAATATTCTGAAAGGCAGTTCCAGCGGAAGAAATCTCTTCTAAATCTGAATCTTGATCGAAGaggatcgataattatttaagaaacgtgtacttcttgtaaaaaaatctcatttcgatgaaataaaatcgcgTGAAGCGAAGAACGAATGAGATAATTTCTCTCTTGGAATGGTATAATAAGACTGGTTCATTTTTCGTCCAGAGTGAATAATATTCGAGCGAAATTACGCATAGCCGTAATTCTCACTCTCGACAGTCGGTGGAAAGCGTTGGTGGTAGCTCGGTTCCATCCTAAGAAGCCGGGAAAAGGAAACGTGAAAGACGTAGACGGGGGTAGAAAAGAGGCACACGCCAGgctggagagagagaaaggaagagcaCTCGGCTCGACGACTGGAAAGTAG
The window above is part of the Apis mellifera strain DH4 linkage group LG11, Amel_HAv3.1, whole genome shotgun sequence genome. Proteins encoded here:
- the LOC100576557 gene encoding uncharacterized protein LOC100576557 translates to MEDEISCDDPQFMTMLETCLLMEIETCKNTFSELVRQIKDFKIKVKMQLQTRKELKENTKNTQENILILSNSLSKYVGNNDFYGNISITLYNFIIFENIFNRERNYMIEISNKIELMKLNLDNDYKIMKVNCEFYENIYNDYEKVWESYHAKYEEFPLAKDRREAKIKMEKVQIDQMVLEYKVKEFEKILKQKQRIAWLRMRAKIVLLARAVLNYTKLVETLKDLDRNIEKRKEELNTIETEVAMRLKKQEEEKRDRALKLLEMPPPKINFSHMRTIYGPRPGIGFPDGWKRNYENSIDTLSVDTLMLEEMCLTEENSMQPPSNIEAQKDQNLSYEEPVDSRNSPLDQEAENEDAASEMDGNIGSEPIDDAVEGEMEEQRMGQELEHVDQSSGLSKDKQTDQCCKDLEKDEPVAKKMKLISHSAGKLVASPMKGIPLERTKSCSVEPPPRPRISRIETFHYTVPIKKIEKFPREIQIPLVNQSPGSMITKESSVRNQNNPNPSSMFTPGHYDYSDNSEISFCIDENMAELKADQISLYGGSVRNFCECPNLSPINENINLEGNENVPSTSNTRNFSQFEKKFDFSNILKGSSSGRNLF